CCCCAAACTAGATGATGTGCACCCGTTCTATGCAGATCTTATGAATGTATTGTATGACAAGGATCACTACAAGCTTGGTCTCGGACAACTGAACACCGCCAGACATCTTATTGACACGTAAGTTACTTACCaactagatattattaaatgtgacttgaattaaTGTCAGCTAGCTTGAATAATAGCTTTAAATTTACTTCAGAACACTCTTGAAAGGGATCGCCAAGAAGGGATTGTTTTACTATTGGATCGTTCCTTCATTTAAATTCGAATCActtgtaaaagttaaaaatataataatccgttgtatcatttaacaAGTGTAACAGGTTGATAATCCATCTAAggttaaaaacaataactagttttaaattattaaaaactatcgTAGCTTTTAATAAGTGGCCGAAAATCTCAAAGGATAAGCTTTGGAAGAGAAAagagatcccactgctgggcaaacgCGGGAGGCCTTTAGAGATCTAAAACAagccatataaaaaaaaatcataacttcaATAACTTAAGATTTCCACTAACAGCGTAGCCAAGGACTACGTCCGCCTGCTGAAGTACGGTGACTCTCTGTACCGATGCAAGCAGCTGAAGCGCGCGGCCCTCGGTCGCATGGCAACCATCATGAAGCGACAGGCCGCAAACCTCACTTATTTGGAACAGGTGAGATATACATACTGGATCAATGTACTATGTTTGCATAAAATGAGTGAATTTTGATTAAGAAtacttagaaattattttttgtaaaaaacatttttttttttcttaataaaaagtaccctatgttacttctaataCCTCCAAGAATATGTGTACAAGATTTCATGATGATTGAGTAATTTTCCGCGAAAAAgcataacaaacaaactcacttTTATATTAAGGATAAGGATAATACTAATTGATGAAGGTACCATTACCTGAATACCTACTCTGTAtgtctttttatgttttttttttgtgttattaaatgatgtaacggtttactcacgcgtatttatcggggtagcccgactattttttttgtgtgctACATATTAACAGTATCTGGCCGCTATGTGCCAGTATGTAAGTGTTATTTGACCTTTGATTGACCAGGCATAGAAAAGACTTCACAATTTCATAGGCCTTtacagtaaaaagaaaacattccacacttaataagttaaaactttaaaactgcTCACAAGTATCACATAAGAATTTCACGTTaagaatttatttcataatcgtAAAACACAGTAGTCACATCAGAAACTGGGTTCTTAGACATTAATCAAGTATCTATTTGTTTCTAGGTCCGACAACATTTAGCCCGTCTGCCGTCCATCGACCCTTACACGCGCACCATCATCATCTGCGGGTTCCCTAACGTCGGCAAGTCCAGTTTCATAAACAAGGTATGTAGTCGCTATACCAAAGCAAGCTGTCAAGGTCACTGactaattatttcaatttcaagtagCCAGGAGTCTAAGGCTTGAGTCCTGACTGATATTTGTatattgtactttttatttgcatttaattgtaaataacgATGTGTCAAATGACAATAAAGTTAACACCTAGCTTAGTGTAGTTCTAAAATGTCTCTAGTAACAAGCTAAAGTCGTCATTTTGCTATGTctaaggtagtcagaagctataaagtctgacaaccagtctaactaaggggtatcgtgttgcccaggtaactgggttgaggaggtcagataggcaggcgctccttgtaaaactctggtacttagttgcatccggttagactggaagccgaccccaacatagggaaaaggctagggtgATGGATGATGATAGATCCTTTCCCTGAAAGACGATCTCGACTTCATTAGAATAATAaacctaattatattttcttttttgttagaTAACACGAGCAGATGTAGAAGTACAGCCTTATGCGTTCACAACGAAGAGTTTGTACGTCGGGCACACAGACTACAAGTATTTGAGGTGGCAGGTGAGATGTTACAACTtatatatgttatatatatatagtcgCCGGTTCGAAGCTGTGCGTGGTAGTCCATACCTCGCGTCAGTCATATCGCGGCGCACAGCGAGCGTGACATAAGGTCGCGCGGTGAGGCTGTACTCACACGCGCATTACCCATGCCACggacagttatttatttaattaaaatatttactacaaataaagtaaaaaatttaAGTTGGTaacattttaaaccttaaaacCAATCTTTCAGTCATCAATCTTTCCTAAACTAGaggttgtaaataaattgtcacCTTAAAACATGTTAAAAGAACGGGATCAATATTTTTGGTCGTGCATCGTGTCGTAAAATCTTCGCGTTGATTACTTCAATAGCATGTTATTTaactgtcatttttattttacaaaaccacGAATTCTAAAATCTTGCAatcttttttatctagcccactgtccTCCAATACTGGGCAAAGGCCACTCTCAAATTCACACTTCTTTAAAGTATTGATGCAATGAAATCAAATGATCATTATAAATGACAGTGTAACCCAAAATCAACGACAAACTTTACTTCAAGTAGTTTTGAAGGCACTTTTATAACGTTAGATATACAACTTCAGTTGCACAATTCCAAATTATCATTCCTATAGAGAAGAATGTTCAAGTAAGTCCACTTGACCCTTGTCCAGGTGATCGACACGCCGGGCATCCTGGACCACCCGCTGGAGCAGCGCAACGTGATCGAGATGCAGGCCGTGACCGCGCTGGCGCACCTGCGCGCCGCCGTACTGTACGTGCTCGACCCCTCCGAGCAGTGCGGACACAGCATCGAGGAACAGGTCAGGCTACATACACATACACCTTGCTGATGTTAATGACTGCACAGTGCCATAGATAGACCAGTGGTAgacgtcaccacgccaaacacgcGAAGGACAAATATGTGtctgatccacgaacgcttgtcctgagtctgggtgacttgaatgtttgtgaaagcccccaTGATACAAGGATCACTAAGGAATTAGcgtccttgtttttttttttaaatagaagtaAAAGACTACTGAATTGATTCACACAAAATTCTATGAAATGAAGTACCTAATTCTACTGCAGTCAAAATTATAGCTTTTGTCAAAGATTTCAAAAACAGCGAAAGAATTACTTCATATTCCTTTttcctacttttgctgtgccTGACATAGACCATacttaatcaaaatcaaaagttttatttaaaataggccgttttccaggcacttttaaaacgctACATTACTGACTCTTGTTGCACGGTTCcgaagtgtcattcttatggagaagaaccggcaagaaaatCCATAATTGAACTGTAAACTTCGTTGACCATAGAACTAACAAACAACCACAGCATTTAACACGAGATTGACAGAAGACAGTTAAAAGACATTCTACCAACTTTAGtgttatcaaatttaaaaaacagttgATTCTTCTAGACATACACTAAACTAATCTCTTCATCCCTCAGATATCTCTGTTCGAGAGCATTAAGCCTCTATTCAGCAACAAGCCGCTGATAGTAGTCCTGAACAAGATGGATGTCATCAAGCCCGAGGATCTGCCCGAAGGCAAGAAGCAACTCATCGAAGACCTCATGCTGAGCTGCTCTAAGGGTAACCTGGTCAAGTAAGTACATtggaatactagctgttgcccgtgggTAGTACACCCGCTAAaagtcgaaaatgatcccacgggaacatggAATCATGATAAAAAGTTTGCTATGagttaatcctggttatgaaCTGTAAGTGTGTTAAGTTTCAACTCCGTTTAGAGgtttctggttataaactatccgtgtaccaagtttcgtttaactCTGTTCAGTGGGACGGTagatacaaactttcgcctttataatattagaaggataTTGTAAATAACGTTTTATTAGTATACTCAGCAACATTTCAATGGTCTATGAACACAATAGGATAattctagtggttagtggcttTGTTATACCGGAGgacatgggttcgattcccacccaggacaaatgctTGTGTGTAAGCACGATAAATTGTTCAGTGTCTgagtataatttatctaaaccCTCCAAGAAAAAAGTGCTAAGTATAATGATTATTGGTTAAGTATTCTTCTCGTCAATGCGTAGCAAtcaaactttcacatttacaatattagtagttattaaaatgtatttgttaccCCCAGCGCGGACCCCAACTCGGACCTCTCGGTGGTCCCCGTGATGCGCATGTCGACCATGACGGAGGAGGGCGTGCAGGAGGTCAAGATCGAGGCCTGCGAGCGGCTGCTGGGACACAGGGTTACCGAGAAGATGAGAACCAAGAAGGTAAGAGAGAGTAGTGGCTGTTATAGATAGGAAAGAAGGAAAATAGCTTTTCGTAGCGGTTGTTCACGATTCCGTCTGCGTGAGCCTCAGTTTATACCGCGCGGTGGTTTTCATTTCCGTGGTAATGCCAGGATGAAATGTAGCCTACATTAGTGTAAAGTTTCCTTATGATCCTTACAATAGTTTTACGTgtatagtataaaattaaacatatacCGTAGGTATACGATAGGTAGGATCgatcgcgtaggacaagcattataTGTGATCTTTAATCGTCacgttatttgtatgtttgtgaaacccccgcgacacaaagattaaattctttactgcggtgtcgatctttttttaatagagatatatattttttccccCTTCAGGTGGACGGCATCCTGAACCGCCTCCACGTGGCAGTCCCCGCGCCGCGCGACTCCAAGCCGCGGCCCGCCGTCATCCCGCCCGCCGTCGCCAAGAAGAAGCAGATGCTAGCTGACAAGGCGGCTCGCAAGAGGAAGCTGGAGAGAGACATCGAGCTGGAGGAGGGAGACGATTATGTACTCGGTGAGAATAgcaattatattgttgtaaaaacaaaacatatagtcgatttgaattaaaaagttCTGAGACAAACTTCATGAAACTTTTATGGGACCTAAATGTCAGCTATTCAAGATAAGAATAATAAGAAATCTGGTCATTTGTCAGAAGTTCTGCCGTTTAggttatttacattaatatttttacgtcaGAACTTCGAAGAAGACGTTTAAAGATATTCGgcagaagtttaaaaaaaacctaatagaccaaagataaaaaaaagcgTGGGTTGCCTGatgataaaactatttacaaagtCACCCCACGCTTTAtacattgaattatatttttaatttatcactcTTATCCATAATTTGTTGTATTGTatttgttacatcatttaatacccCTTACATGCCCTGattaatctatctatatatattattCTATCTTATCTCAATAATACAAAGTTGCGACCATTTATCTCATATGTACTTTATACAATGCAATAATGCCCTATTACCTACACAGACCTCCAGAAGAACTACGCGGAGATCCCGGAGGAGGAGCGCCACGACCCGATCCCGGAGTTCTGGGAGGGACACAACATCGCCGACTACATCGACCCGGACATCTTCGACGTGAGTCATAGTCTAATATGTATATCAAATTCTCGTGTCACTTTGTActaaattgaactcctccgaaacggttctaCCGATCCTCAAGATATTTCGTATACATATTCGGTAGGTGTGAGATTAGGGCAACATCTATTTCTCGTAgcgcattttttttcttgtttcataGAACCTATTTTATATGGAAAAAAGGTTTGCTGGGGCAGCTAGTATCTAGTATATACTAGCTATAGTAATTGTGTAGTACAACTCTAGGTTGGGCCTGCTAtgtgtaaatcatttttaatttttcgttaaCATTATAAGAACTAAATTAGCCTGAAAATGGATGGTTTAGCTTaattgaatcaaacacattttgATTCAAACAGAACTATGTCCAGTCGTTTAGAAGTTGAAAGGAAGATGCTTGTTACTGATTTTGGACGTATTTTGTcttaatctaaataattattgtttagaaCTAAACAAAAGAGGCCTAAAAATAAGTGATTAGATGGATTTTGTTAAGAGGAAGAATGtgaatattattcattaaatatgtatgtcGCCGGTTCGAAGCTGTGCGAGGTAGTCCATACCTCGCGTCAGTCATATCGCGGCGCACAGCGAGCGTGACATAAGGTCGCGCGGTGAGTCTGTACTCACACGCGCAGTACCCATGCCACGGACAGTTATATATTACCTATTTCTTTATACTTATACATGAAAATAAGTAcaaaggcattctctaccagtcaatcATAGGgtgactatttattttatcaattgtttACCATACTCCTCCCGAAAcggtttgaccgatttttatgaaattttaaatgcatatgACGTAGCTATGAGAATTATATACTGCCTAATTTTCATACCCACCACGGTTTGTGCCAAGCTCtcttttttataagtatgtcctatgtttttacacaaaaaaaagtcAATCACTGATTAATCTTCTATCTTCTTGATTCTTCTAGAAACTGGCCGAGCTTGAGAAGGAGGAAGACCTCCGCATGGAGGGAGGGCTCTACGCCGTGCCCAAGATAGAGCTGGATGACACCATGAAGGAGATCAGAGAGCTGGCGCGCCAGATACGGTATGTATGAGATATTTAATgatcatattaaattaatttattgaggAGGATTTGTgtcctataaaaaaatattcctgaTCGGCTCAATGTGTTTTTTGTCTTCATTCATCTCTTCTCATTGTCTCGGCATCATCACCGCCCTAGCCTTTTTCcatctatgttggggttggatcccagtctaaccggattcagctgagtaccagtgttttacaaggagcgactgcctatctgacctcttcaacccagttacctagacAATACCTCtttgttagactggttgtccAAGATGCatgaataacaaccgggacccacaatttaacgtgccttccgttcgaaacacggaggaactcgttatgacaatgaTGGTCGCTCGTCAACCGACCAACTGAATGAAtactaataatacattttgaGGCTAAGCAATGTTGTAACGTTCACAAATTCGCTTGTCAACCAACCGATTTATTTATCTCTAGCCTGTTTTCACAACCCTCATTGACCAGTTTTATTGTATCCTACCACCATGTTATGTCTTTAATATGATTACAGCAACAAGAAGGCGATCCTGAAGGACGAGTCTCGCCTCGTGAAGCAGTCCACGAAGCCGGTGATGCCGCGCAACTCCCGCGCCAGGGCCAAGGACCGCTCCACCGCCAAGCTCAGGGACGAGATGGAGAAACTCGGTCAGTTGGctatatatatattgtatatgATATATGTGATTTATGTTGGGTACATAAATATAGGCACGGAAAGCCTaatagttgaggtcaccacgccaaacccatttgggacaagcgtttgtgtgatccaagaatgcttgtcctgagtttggatatatttcattttgtttttcaatatttagactttttaattttatacatacaaattcatacacaataattatataagtacataatacCAGCTATGTCTACAAAATTCTTCATTTTTTCGTTCTTAAAAATAGGTAATaggcaatttaaataaatgaacgaCTGATCTATTTCCGTGGTATATTTGGtctggtaatctttattgttgttttacatttaattttagccGCGTTTTATTCTAAGAGCTTTTTTACAAAAAGCTACACAAAAGTTTACGAATAGAGTAGGTAGAGTTATATTATGAGAGGTATTTTTAggttcttatttttttacattttatttatcatgtCGCCGGTTCGAAGCTGTGCGAGGTAGTCCATACCTCGCGTCAGTCATATCGCGGCGCACAGCGAGCGTGACATAAGGTCGCGCGGTGAGGCTGTACTCACACGCGCATTACCCATGCCACGGACAGTTATTTTAGAAGATTAATTTGAATGTTAAGACCAGtgtagattttaatataatattgtgaaaattaATCTGTAGATCAGACTTAAAGAATAGGTCTAGTATATTACAATCGAAAGCGATTATTGGGCGTATACACAACTTAACAGTTCACAATTTGTCGTGGACTGTTTAATGatctttttaaagaaatttgtatttaatttttcaaaaaaatactcaacaaGTTTTGTGGCAAACACAACTACACATGAAGTTGTTTGGAGATCTCTTTTCAGGGTAATCAGATAGTAAATGTCGACTCCATGGTACTAcctaaagaataaattatttcatcttAAACGACAAAAAGCCAACCATTTTAAACTTCAATTCTATCTCTACAAacaattttcttacatttcCTCTAACACAAAACTATCTTCCCCCCTAGGAGTGGATATGTCGGAGACCAAAGAGGCCCACTTCACTCGCTCCCGCGGCCGCTCCCGCTCCCGCTCGCAGTCCGCGCCCGCCGCCAAGAGGCAGAAGATCGAGGAGAGAGGACGCTCCGTCAGCAAGCCCGCCAGGGACACTACCGGCGTTGGAAATGCTGTTGTAAGTCCTATACTTAGAGAtggatttattttgtacagGTTCATTGCTAGGCAAGGCTTCTGTAAGAAATTAATGATTCCCTACGCGTATTTGCGCATTATTACTGCATAGAGTGCTCTTCTATAAGTAGTGAGATGCTTATACTTAAGTtcacaatgtatttttattttaaatgcgaCAGTGTACTCATTGTTGATgagccaaataaataaattagcaagCCTCCTATTGCCAGGGAGTTGGTTGCGCAGTTTCTTCCCTGTGGGTGCTAGacattgtaattaaatgaaCAGAATATGCTCCTTAGCAGACTAATTGgaatatatcaatttaatttttgatcaaTACAgattatttgtaagtttttaaaaaattgacaatgaaCTTTCATTTTCGTCAAGTCATGCAACtttgaattttcatttcaatacgtATAAGTTAAACGAACAGCGTTTAGCGttgcaaaaaaaactttgtCTGAAGGGGTAACAAGCCCATTCTTCCTAAAATTACTACGTACTTACGTTTTTGCCAAATGTTTTCATCGGGAAATGATATATAGTCGCCGGTTCGAAGCTGCGCGTGGTAGTCCATACCTCGCGTCAGTCATATCGCGGCGCACAGCGAGCGTGACATAAGGTCGCGCGGTGAGTCTGTACTCACACGCGCATTACCCATGCCACGGACAGTTATATATTTACCATTCTCTTGAACGTCTTGAGCGATTTCTGGACAATATTCTAGCAACCTCTTAAGATAAGATCTCCCTCAATCATACTACAGATTatcttttcgcccgcggcttcgcccgcgtcgagttcggttatatcgcgtttccaagagagctcttcaaaagtccgggataaaagctatcctatgttctttctcaaggtcaactctatccctgtaccaaatttcattaaaatcagttcagtgatttagacgtaaaagcgtaacagactgacagacagacagacagacagacagagttactttcgcatttataatattagtaaggattctAGTCTAAAATACTTCATAAAGCCCTTatgatacataatttaataaatatttgatctcAATAATGTATAGGCAGTAATAATAAGTTACTAATGACTAAATCTCTCACAGATGCAACAGAAAGCCAAGAAGCTGGCTCACGTGGCGATAGCGAAGAAGACCAAGCGTATGGGTCTCAAGGGAGAGGCCGACAGATTTATCGGAACCAAGATGCCGAAACATCTGTTCGCCGGCAAGAGAGGCGTCGGCAAGACGGACAGACGATAAGACAACATATTATATGTGTATTAGTGTACTTGGTATTGTGTGCGGTGATTATAAACTTGTGGTATATACATATgtgtgttaattaaaatgaattgccGTTCGTTTGTCTCGATAAAGCTCGAgaacggctcaaccgatttggctaatttattttagttttttttattgaaatattcgtagcaatCCAGagaaggtttaaacggttttaaaatatagaaattattgaaaaattgcaaaaaaaaacatgtacatcgac
This genomic window from Trichoplusia ni isolate ovarian cell line Hi5 chromosome 21, tn1, whole genome shotgun sequence contains:
- the LOC113504280 gene encoding nucleolar GTP-binding protein 1; translation: MSLYNFKKIAVVPTAKDFVDIILSKTQRKTPTVVHKHYKISRIRGFYMRKVKFTQQNFHDRLSRIIQEFPKLDDVHPFYADLMNVLYDKDHYKLGLGQLNTARHLIDTVAKDYVRLLKYGDSLYRCKQLKRAALGRMATIMKRQAANLTYLEQVRQHLARLPSIDPYTRTIIICGFPNVGKSSFINKITRADVEVQPYAFTTKSLYVGHTDYKYLRWQVIDTPGILDHPLEQRNVIEMQAVTALAHLRAAVLYVLDPSEQCGHSIEEQISLFESIKPLFSNKPLIVVLNKMDVIKPEDLPEGKKQLIEDLMLSCSKGNLVNADPNSDLSVVPVMRMSTMTEEGVQEVKIEACERLLGHRVTEKMRTKKVDGILNRLHVAVPAPRDSKPRPAVIPPAVAKKKQMLADKAARKRKLERDIELEEGDDYVLDLQKNYAEIPEEERHDPIPEFWEGHNIADYIDPDIFDKLAELEKEEDLRMEGGLYAVPKIELDDTMKEIRELARQIRNKKAILKDESRLVKQSTKPVMPRNSRARAKDRSTAKLRDEMEKLGVDMSETKEAHFTRSRGRSRSRSQSAPAAKRQKIEERGRSVSKPARDTTGVGNAVMQQKAKKLAHVAIAKKTKRMGLKGEADRFIGTKMPKHLFAGKRGVGKTDRR